The genomic segment GACGTAAACGACCACCGCAAGGACGACCAAGAAGTCGAGCCCTACTGCGGTGTAGAACCACCGGAGGGGGTACGAGCCCCGACCCAAATCCTTGAGAGAATCCTTCTGCTTGTAGAAAAACCCCGTGTTCGGCGGTTGACACCTCGGACACCGCTTCCCGTCGAGTTCTTTGTTGTACGGCAGTTCTGTATTACACACGTCGCAACGGAGATACTTGTAGACGTTCGGGTCGACCGGACCCTTACTGTCGTTCTTCGGGATGAGTGTTTTCGCGCTGGCGCCGGCGACCGCCAACCCGCCCAGGACCACAAAGACGACCTGCACCCAACGTTTCCTCAGGTATTTGGCGATTCTTCGCGATCGATTTTTTGTCGCCGACATCCCCGGACACTCCTGCCTGACCGAGCCGACCTGCGCCTCGTACATCCGACTCTCACACCGGCGACCGAGCCGACCGAAAAAATGGTGCCAACGGCACTGCTCATTGGTCGAGGTAGCCGGAAGCAATACCCTCCGAGGCCGTCAGGAGCCGCCGGATGGTGATCGGGTCGATGTCGTCACGGATGAAAGTCACGTGGCCGTCCATGAAAACGACGTTGACTCCGTTGCCGTGGAAACTGAACGGTTCGCCGTTGGGCCCACAGTCCTGGGCGGTCCACGGGCATGTCGTTGGGCCGCCCAGCGGGCGGGCGTTGTTGTTCAAAATCTTCGTGTTAGCGGGCGCGGTTCCGATCGGCGGCCCGGATATCGTGGTAGCGGACTGCGGCTCGCCCCACCGCCACACGTTCACTTTGGTACCACCGGACGGAAGCAGATCGGCGGTCGCGCCGCCGGCGTTCGGGTCCGTAACGGTAGACGTTCCAAAGTGCTCCGTACGGCCGGCCATTTCGACGATCCCAATGGTGTTGCTCGTACCGTCCAGGATCTGAGTGACGGGCCCAGGCGGATCGATGAATGCTCCGAAGTCCTGGATTCCGGGGAAGGCGGGAGGGGTGGCGCCGCCAGGGTAAAATCCCCTCAGAGGTCCGCCGGGAGTCCAGGCCGGGTTAATCTGGCACGCGGCGACGGGTGCGAAGTCGGTTAAGCCGAATCCGAGGCTGTCCGCCCCGGTCGTGGCGCGCAGCGGGTTGCTGGGGCAGAGGAACGTGTTGATTGCATTCTGAGCCGCGGGAACGTTACTGCTCGAAAAATTATAGCCGGATTTTGGAGCCCCAAAGCTCTGGTAGACGTCATTGTGCTCGACGTACGGTAAAAGCTGAGTGAACACGGACTGGAGGTTGCTGGTGTCCGGAGCCGGCCAAACCGGAGTCGCCGTCGATTGGTTGTTGAACCCGACCGACGGCAGCACCCGGCGGTCCACTTCGTAGGAAAGATACGCGATTCCTATTTGCCGCAGGTTGTTCGAACATTGAATCCGTGCGGCGGCCTCGCGCGCCTTCTGCACGGCCGGTAGCAGGAGTGAAATCAGGATGGAAATAATGGCGATAACGACCAGTAACTCGATCAGGGTGAACGCCCGGCGGGTGCGGAAACCTGATGAGGCGGCGAACGATCGCATGGTTGACTCGGAAGGATGGATGCGGAGAGATAAAACGGGATCGTGGGAATCCTAAGACCGAGGCGGTCGATCCATCAACGCGCCCGCTCAACACGACCCGGGGTCGGCTGAGCGGGCGGCAACCAATGATCCCCACCCGGGCGACGGGCGAGGAGAGGTTTGGGTTGGCTTAGAAGTCGACGGTCGGCGGGGCGACGCCTTCGATCGGGGTCAACAGCCGGAGGAAGGTGGCCGAGTCCACGTCGTCCCGCATGAAGGTCACGTGGCCGTCGCAGAACAGGACGTTGCACCCGTTCGCGTGGAAGCTGAAGGCCTCGTCGTTCGGGCCGCAGTTGGTGACGGTCCAGGGGCACTGGGCCGGGCCGCCGATCGGGACGTTGAAGTTGTTGATGACCTTGAAGTTCTTCTGGCCGTAGGTCACGGACGGGCTGGCGCTGTTCGGTCCCGAGACGCCGTTCGCGGTGTCGGGTTCGGCCCACCGCCACGCGGCGCGGTGGCCGGAGTTGGACGCGGGGAGTTGAGCGCCGACGCCGTCGAGGTAGTGCGGCGTACCGAGCCCTTCGACCCGACCGACGTCTTCGACCATGGCGATCGTGTGGGCCAGACCGTCGATGATGTCGCTCTGGACGGGCCCTTGAGCCCCGTTGTTGGCGGTCGTGATGTTCGGCAGGGCGGCGGCCACCTTCTGCGTGTTCACAATGAACATCCCGTTGCCGCCGGCCCCGACGAGGGAAGCGGGGGCGTTCGGGTCGTTGATGGTGACTTGGCCGCCCGGGAAGGCGGTGGTAGCGACCGCGTTCACGGAGTTGGCGTAGTTGGCGTTGAGGGCGCCGGGCCACCGGCCGATGCCGGTCGTCGAACCGAGGGGCACGCCCCCGGTGCTAGCGGTCAAGCTGACGGAGGGGGTGCTGCTCAGGTTGGTGTACGCGATCGGCATGTAGTCGCAGTAGCCGAAGCCCAGGGAGTCGGTCCCGGTGCGCGGGCGCAGCGGGTTGGTGGGGCAGAGGAATTCCTGGATGACGGATTGCGCGGCGGCGATGTTCCCGGGCGTCGCGTTGTACGGCAGGGTCAGGTCGTCGAACAGTTGGTAGATGTCGTTGTGTTCGACGTACGGCAGCAGGTGGGTGAACATCGACTGCGTGTAGAACGCGGTCCCCTGGCCGCTCGCGGCGAGGGCTTCACCGGACGCCGGGAAGCAGCGGTTGTTGTCGTGGTACGTGTGCAGACCGATGCCGATCTGCCGCATGTTGTTCGCGCAGGTGGTGCGGGCGGCCGCTTCGCGGGCCTTTTGGATGGCCGGCAGCAAGAGGGCGATGAGCAGCGCGATGATCGCAATGACCACCAGCAGCTCGATCAACGAGAAACCCTTGCGGGCCCCGCGTCGCAGCGTCGAGAGGCGCATCTACTGTAGCTCCTAAGACGTAAAGACGAGAGTCGACCCGCGAAACCGCTTACATGCGATTCATATGGCGACCGGGGCGACGCGGAGTATCCTAGCCGCGACAATCACGTCAGCCAGTTGAGTCTCATGAATACGTGGTTAAGTTGTGGTGAAGCCAATGTTTCGCGACACGACATATCGGTATTAGTGATGCCCTTTCTCCTGCGACGCATCTGTGCGGCCCCGCCATATCACACGCCTAACAGGAGCACGAAAGCTCGCTCGCCACGGCGTCCGAACGACCCCGCCACTCCCACTCGGTTTCTTGGATTTTCTTCTCCTGATATGAACCGAGTGTGCAAAGGCTCACGGCTAATTCGTTCGGCTAGCAGGCATATCAGTTCGGGTATAGACTTTGCGAAGTACGAAATCGCCGTCAGGAAGACTACGGGCCGATCGTGAATTTACGGCAAAGAATACATGAGCAAACGGCGCGGGCGTGTGTATTCTCAATCAACTTTTATCCACGCCGGCTGCTAAATAGACGGAACACACACACTAATCGGTACGGGCGCTGAGCTGATCTGGTTTGAAGATTTCGTCATTTCCTGTCAAACACCGACTACCTTTCGCAACTTCACACAACCTACACGTGCCGCCCGCTACCATACTGATCTTTGAAACGCTAAATGTACTTGATGACCAGCCGTTCCCGCACCCTTGACCTGCCGGTGGCCCCATGACGCACGACCCCGTGGCCGAGGTGCCGCCCCTCTCCCTGCCGGGGGGAGGCACGACCGACCGCTCGTACGACCTCCACTTCCGGGCCGCGACCGCCGCCCTCCAGCGGTGCGATTACAACCTCGCCGCCGCCGAGTACACGCACTGCGTCCAACTCGACCCGTCCCGGGCGGAGGCGTTCGCCCGCCGCGGGGACGTCTGGAAGGTTCTCGGCCGGTACGACGTCGCGATCGCCGACTACTCCCAGTACATGCGGGTCGATCCGCGGAGTGAGGCCGTCGTCTTCGGCCGCGGCCAGTTGTTCGCCTTCCTCGACCGGCACAAGGACGCGGTCGCCGATTTCGACACCGCCATCGAAATCAACCCGGCGAACGCGGCCGCCTACCTCAGCCGCGGGCAATCCCGCGCCCGGTTCGGGGACGCCCCCGGCGCCGCCGCCGATTTCGGCCGGGCGATCGAACTGGCCCCGGGCAACGGCGTCGCGTACCTCGAGCGCGGGACGGCCCTGATCGACCTCCAACAGTACAAGGAGGCCATCGGCGACCTGACCCGCGCCGTCCAACTCAACCCCTTTCTCGGCGCGGCCGTAGCACGCCGGGCGGAAGCGCACGGGAAACTCGGGCAGTACGAGTTGGCCGCCGCCGACCTGTCCGAGGCCCTCCGCCTCGATCCCCTGAACCCCCAACTGTACGCCATCCGCGGCGACATCCACCTCCGCCTCAAGTCGGTGGAAGCGGCCCTGCAGGATTACGCCGAGGCCCTCCGACTGGCCCCGGGTAACCCCGACCTGCTCGCCCGCCGCGGGATGGTTTGCCTGGAAGCTAAGCGGTATGACGAGGCGGCCGCCGACCTGACCGAGGTCCTGCGCCTCGTGCCCGGCAAACCCGAGTGGCTGCGGGCGCGGGGCGAAGCCCGCCTGCAAAAGGGCGAGCCGGATCTCGCACTGGCGGACTTCTCCGAGGCGGCCCGTAAGGCTCCGAACTACGGGCCGGCGTACCTCGGGCAGGCCCGCGTGTGCATCTCGCGGGGGGATTTCGGGATGGCCATCCCGTACCTCGACCGGGCGGCCGAGTTGGCCCCGAACCTGGCCGAGGTGTTTTACCAGCGGGCCCGCTGTCACCTCAACCAGGACCGGGCGGCCCTCGCCGAGATCGACGCCGCCCGCGCGATCGAACTGACGCCCGACGACCCGGCCCCGCGGCAGTTGCGGGCGGAGATCGCGATCCGCGGCGAGCGCTACGAGGAGGCTTACGACGACCTGGCCAATCTGGTCCGGCTGACGCCGAACGACCCGGCGGTCTTCCTCCTGCGGGGTAAGCTGGAGTTCCGCCGCAAGCGTCTAGACGCGGCCGTCCAGGACCTGACGATCACGCTCAAGATGAACCCGTCCCTGACGGAAGCCCTCGCCGAGCGGGCGACCGTGTTCCGCGCCCAGCGGCGGCACTACGACGCCTTGAACGACTTGATCTCGGCCGTCCACCAGAACCCGAAATACTCGGCCGAATACCTCGTCCAGCGTGGCATCGTCCACGGCAGTCAGGGCGAATACAACCGGGCGATCGCGGACTTCCTGGTCGCGCTCCAACTCGACCCCGAGAACAAGGGGGCGGCCAAGGGGAAGGAACTCGTCTCCCAGTTGCGTGACCAGCAAGGGCCGCACGGCCCCGCACAAGGCGCGGACGACCAGCACGCGGAAGCCGAGCGTGTGTTGAGTGGCGACGCCGGCGGCCCCAAGAGAGTCACGCACTGGAAATCCCCGGTCCAACCCCGGGGCGTACCCGGAGGGAGCGTACCCGGAGGAGGGGGCCAACGCCTGGGCGCGGCGGCAGCGCGGCTGCCCCAGACGGCCCGCGTCCCCCGGACGTCTCGCATCCCGAAGCCGAAGCCGCGACCCATCGAGGCACCCGCCGAGGTCGTGCCGGACGAGGAACCCGTCGTCGTGGCCTACGACCCGTCCTTCGAGGCGGAAGGGGCGGTGGCGCTGGCCGATCCCGACGTGACCGTCGAGCGGGAACCCCGGACGGCCCGCACCGCGCTCAAAGCCCGGAAACCGGTCTCGACCAAACTCAAAGACAAGCCGGATACCCGGAAACCCGCCCCCACGCGATCTGAAAAGTCGGCCCCCACCCGCCCGGCCGCCCCGGCGCTCGAACCGCTCTCGACCAAGTTGGCCGCGCCCCCGCTGAAACCCGCGGGTTTTCCAAACAAGACGGCTACGTCCCAGGCCCTGAGACCGAAGAAGAAAGCGGCCAAGGCGAAGCAGAGTTTTTGGAAGGGGCTGTTCAAACCGGCGGACGACGAAGAAGAAAGCAAGCTCCGTAAGTACGGGAAGTTCGCCGTCATCCCGATCGGACTTCTGGCCGGGGCATTTACCCTTTACAACGCGCTGGGGCTCGGCGAACCGTCGTTGGACGACATCATCAAGAAGGGGAAAACGTTTTCCGTGCCCGTCGCCGCCACGGTCACGGCCGAGCAACTGTGGTCCGAGAGCGAGAAGGATTCGAGAAAATACGCGACCAAGTACGTCGAGGTGTCGGGCGCGGTCAGGAAAGTGATTTCGGAGCCCCGAAAGAACGCGGTCGTCCTGGAAAGCCCGAACGCCAACTTCGGCGTCGAGGTCGACTTCAACACCAAGGACGACGTTCAGGCGATAAAAGCCGGCGACAAGGTGGTGATGACGGGAGAGGTCCAGCCCAAACAGGCGAACGCGAATCTGTCCCTCCGCGACGGGCGCGTCAAGCCGAAGCAGTAATTGACCGCGACTGACGACACGAACGCTTGGGGCTGTTGGCGTTACCAAGGAAGAACAAGCTCCCGACCGGCGGGAATGCGGACACGATTCACGGTCGAGAGTGGGCATGGGTATCGCAACGGAAAAAGCGCCCGGCGGTTCGCGTAACCCGCTGGCGATCGGTTTCGGCCTCGTCGTACTCACCTTGGTCGCATACTGGGGCGTCTGGAACTTCGGGTTCTTTTCTTACGACGACGACCAGTACGTGTTCAACAACCCGGCCGTCCGCGGGGGGCTCGGACCGGCCGGTTGGGTTTACGCCTGGACCTCGTTCGACATGGGTCACTGGCAGCCCGTCACGTGGTTGTCGTTCGAACTCGACGCGACGCTGTTCGGAGTTCGGCCCGCGGCTTACCACGCGACCAACCTGACCCTCCACGTCTGTAACGTCCTGCTCGTGTTCGCGGTGCTGCGTAAGCTCTCCGGGGCAGTCTGGCGCAGTGCCCTCGTCGCGGCCCTGTTCGCGGTTCACCCGATGCACGTCGAATCCGTGGCGTGGGTGTCCGAGCGGAAGGACGTGCTGAGTACGCTTTTTTTCCTCCTCACCCTGCTCGCCTACGCCTGGTACGCGGAGCGCCCTTCCTGGCGGCGACTGGCGGCGGTGTCGGCCGCGATGGCCGCCGGCTTGCTCGCCAAGACCATGCTCGTCACCCTTCCCTTCGTACTGCTACTACTCGACTATTGGCCCCTCCGCCGGCTGACGCCGTTTGGCGTTTCCGCGGCGCGCGTCGATCCTGGTCCTGAGGGTATAGCGCGCCCATTCGGTCGGCTCTTGTTGGAAAAACTCCCGTTGTTCGCACTCGCGATCGCCGGCTGCGTCATGGCGATCGTGCCCCAACCGGCCGCGGGCGCACTGACCGCGCTCCCACTGGAAGCGCGGCTGCAAAACGCCTGCACGGCTTACGGAATGTATCTGTGGAAGACGGCCGTGCCGAATGATCTGGCCGTACTCTACCCGCGAACCACGAACTACCCGCAGGTCGCCGAATCCGTCGGCATCGCGGCTCTGGTGCTGGCGATCACTGGCGCGGCCCTGGTCACGGGCCGACGGTATCCTTACGTCGCGGTCGGGTGGTGTTGGTTCGTCGGGGCGTTGGTGCCGGTCAGTGGGTTGGTCCCGGTCGGCCCTCAACTGGCGGCCGACCGGTTCACGTACATCCCGCACATCGGCTTGTTCATTGCGGTCGTCTGGTCGGCCAATGCCGTTCGGGTTCGGACCGGCGGCGCGTGGCCGGTGGCGGCGGGGATCGCCGGGGTCGTGTTGCTCGGGGCCGTCGTCGTCGGCCGGGGCCAACTCGGGTATTGGGCGAGTAGCCGGGCCATGTGGGAACACACGGCCGAAGTCACGGACGAGAACTGGATAGCCCACACCCACCTCGGCATCTTGCTCCGCAGCGAAAAGAAACCGCGCGAGGCCGAAAAGCACCTCCGGACCGCGTTGGAATTCGCCCCCGATCAACCAGACGCGCACTTCGAACTCGGGCTGATCTGTGCGGCCGGCGATCGCCTCCAGGAAGCCGCCACCCACTTCGAGGCGACGCTCCGCTCCGAGCCCAACCGATCTCAAGCGCACGCGAACCTCGCCATAGCGCTGTTCCAACTGGGGCGAGAAAACGACGCCGCGATACACATGCGGACCGCCCTCGAACTCGATCCGAACTCCGCCGACTTTCACTTCAGCCAGGGCATGATGTTCGAGATGAAAGGCGACCGGACAGCCGCGCATCGACACTTTTCCGAGGCCGCGCGCCTCAACCCGAACGACAAAGCGGCCCGCGCCGCGGCGGCGCGAACCGGGCCGCCGTGATCGTGCAGTAGCACGGGCACTTCGCGAAAGGCCAATGGCTCGATGTCGAGGTCTTGTGTACCCGACTTTTGGCCCTCGATCCGAACCGACATCCTGTTCGAGTGTGGGTGGTGTAAATTCCAGCAGTTATTGGTTCCGAAAATTGGTAAGCGAACTGGAAAGAAGGGCCAGCCGTTCTGCTCCCGAACACGTGTACAATAACGCCATCGGGCTTAACACCCGGACGGAGATACAAGCTCCCGAGACGGGCGATTCTTACAATTCTGGCTAAAAGCACATGGAAACGGTGATCCGTAACGTCGGCGATCTCGACACCAAAGACCGCTCGGCTTTGGAGCGCGTGGTCGGGCATCACTTGCAGGACGGCCAGAAGGTCGTGATCCAACTCGTAAATCCTGCTGTAACTTCCCGCGAAATCGTACCCAATGTCGCGGGCACGCAGCTACCATACTGGTGTCGAGTCTACGACGGCCTGACTGACGAACAGATCGGCGATCTCGACCGAAGTATCGTCCGCTCCCAATCTAGCCGTGACATCGCCTGATATGGACGCCGCCCTACTCGACACCGACATCCTTTCGGAAGTCATCAAGCAACGAAACGCAACGATCATCGCTAAAGCTGTTGCTTACCTCGGGCAACACGGGCCGTTCATCATTTCGGCGTTCAGCCGATTTGAAGTCCGGCGCGGCTACCTCCACAAGAACGCGGGACAGCAACTCGTCCGGTTCGCGGTGTTTTGCAGCCATTCGGTCGTCCTTCCGGTGACCGACGCCGTTTTAGATCGGGCTGCATATCTCTGGGCAGAAGCACGACACGGCGGACATTCTTGCGGTGACGCCGATCTCAGTATCGCGGCATCGGCACTCGAACACGGCCTTGTTCTCGTTACGGGCAACCTCCGCCACTTTGCCTGGGTAACCGGCCTGAAGATCGAAGACTGGCGGACCCCGTGAGTGTGGGCGGGTTGCCACAAGTGTTTCCTACTCACCGTTGACCGTCTCTGGCGTCACAGTCCCGCTCGTATTCGGTTCCTGGTTTGTGTCCGCCCTCTTCGTTCTCGAAGCCTCGTTCCTATTGTGCTTCACTACACTATTCCGATACCTACCTGCCGAAGTCCTTTCCCAGCCGGAGCCCCACATGTCGGAGTTGCGAACCGTTCTCGTTCTCCTATTGACCGCGTGCGCCGCGGTCGCGAAACCACCGGGAGCACTGCCCACGCACCAGCCGGACTGGAAGGTCGAGGTCGTGGCCGAGGCGCCCAAACTCCTTCACCCGTCGGTCGTCTGCTGCGCCCCGGACGGGCGGGTCTTCGTCGCCGAAGACCCGATGGACATGGGCAACGACTCCGAAAAGCCGACCGACCGCATCCTCTGCTTTCACCCGGGCGGCAAGGTCACGGTGTTCGCCGAGAAACTGCACGCCGTCTTCGGCCTCGCCTACGTGGACGGCAAAGTTTACGTCCACCACTGCCCCAAGTTCAGCGTCTTCACCGACGACGACGGTGTGGGTAAGGACCGCAAGGACTTGATCGCCACCACCAACCCGCGGCCGAACACCGGGTTCAACGACCACATCCCGTCCAACATCCGGCTCGGCATGGATGGGTGGCTCTACATGAGTACCGGGGACAAGGGGATTTACGGAGCGGTCGGGACGGACGGCAGCAAAGCCCAGATTTACGGCGGCGGCGTCCTCCGGTTCCGCCCGGACGGTAGCCATCTGGAGGTCTACTCGTCCGGCACCCGGAACCACCTGGACGTGGCCGTCACCGCCGAGGACGAAATCTTCACTTACGACAACACGGACGACGGCAACGGCTGGTGGACGCGGGTGACGCACATGGTCGACGGCGGGTTTTACGGCTACCCGTGGGACTACAAGCCCCAGCGGCCGTACACGCTCTGGATGATGACCGACTACGGCGGCGGCTCCCCGACCGGGGCGATCGCCTACAACGAGGACGCCCTGCCGGCCAAGTACCGCGGCAACCTGTTCTTCTGCGAGTGGGGCCGCAAGCAGTTCCTCCGCCTGACCGTCGAGCGGAACGGCGGGACGTACAAGATCGCGAACCGCGAAGACTTTCTGACCGGCGGACCGAGCGAGTTCCGCCCGGTCGGGGTGGCGGTCTCGCCGGACGGCATGAGCCTCTACGTGACCGACTGGAACTACGGCGGCTGGAAGCAGAACGTCCAGGTCGGGCGGTTGCTGAAGGTGACGTACACCGGCAAGAGCGAGGCCGCGCCGAAGCCGGAGTGGTTCGTCCCCGCGGCGATGGGCAAGAAGTTCGAGGCGAAGACCGCGGAACTGGTCGCCGGTTTGAAGCACCCGGCTCAGAGCGTCCGCCTCGTCGCCCAGCGTCGGCTCGCCGACCGCGGTCAGGAAGCCATCGAGCCGGTCACCGCCCTGCTGAACGACGCCAAAGCCCCGGCGTTCGCCCGCTGGAGCGCGATCTGGACTCTGGACGCAATTGACGGCGGTAAGAGCAGCCGGACGGCGATCATCGCCGCGTTGAAAGACGACGACGCTTCCGTTCGTCGTCAGGCGGCCCGGCAACTCGGCACGCGGGCGGCGAGGGAAGCCACCAGCGAGTTGACGAAACTGCTCGTCGGTGAGGACGCCTCGGTCCGCTTCCAGGCGGCAGCAGCCCTCGGACGAATCGGGGACAAGGCCGCTGTCCCGGCCCTGCAATCGGCCCTCGGGCAGTCCGACTTGTTCAGCCGATACGCCGCGTTTACCGCGTTGAACCGGATCGGCCGGGCCGACCCGTCGGCCTGGCCGGCGATCGTGGCCGGGCTCGCCAGCGAGGCGTCCGCCATTCGGGAGGGCAGTCAATTTGCCCTGCGGGAAACGTATGTCGAGGGGCTGGCCGTCGCGCTGGCGGCGTTCGCCGCGGACGCGAAGCACCCGGCCGAAGCCCGCGCGGCCGCCGTCGCAGCGCTGGCCGCCTTGCACCGCAAGCCACTGCCCTGGAACGGGCAGTGGTGGGGCACCCAGCCGGTCCGGTCGCCGCGACCGGCCGGAGTCGATGCGTGGGCGGGAACGCCGGTCGCGCTCAAGGCCGTCCGCGACTCGCTTAAGTCCGACGACGCCATTCTGCGGCGGGCGGCCATCGAAGCCGTCGCCGTGGTCAAGGACGCAGACTCGGCCGCCGCTCTGGTGCCTGCATTCCCGAAAGAATCCGACCCCGAAGTTAAGCGGGCGATTCTCCGGGCGCTGGCCGCGGTCAAGTCTCCGGCCGCCGCGGATCTCGTGGCGAGCTTGTTGGCGAAGCCGGGTGAAACCCCCGACTTACTGGCGGACGCCGTCGCGGCCGCCGGGCAGATCGGCGGCGCGAAGATGACCGAGGCGCTGACGTCGTTCATCGCCTCACAAGCCCCGCCCGTGGCGGTCGCTTCTGCCATCGAGTTTCTTGGTACGCAAAAGGCGACCGCCGCGGTGCCGACCATCGCCGCCCGGTTGACCCACGCCGACGCGAAGGTCCGCACGGCTGCCGTGGCCGCGCTGGCCGCGATCGGCGGCGAGCCGGCCGCGAAGGCGCTGGTGTCGATGCTCGCCGATAAGAAGCCCGACGTTCGCCGGGCCGCGATCGGTGCGCTGGCCGTCGTAAAAAGCAAGTCGGCCATCGAGCCCTTGTTGAAGGCGTTCGCCGACCCGGACACGCGGTTCGAAGCCGTCGCCGCGCTGGCCGCGACGCCGGACATCCGCGCGTTTGACGCTTACCTCGAAGGGCTCGGGAGCAAGAACGCGACCGTCCGCGACGAGTGCCGCAAGGCTGTCACCGCCATCCGCGTCGCGGCCCTGCCGAAGATCGACACGCGACTCGACCAGACGCCGCCGCTGTCGCAGGCGGTTGTGGGCGAACTCCAGCGGGTCTACTCGACGGCCGCCCCGATCCGGTCGTGGCGGGTTCTCGGTGCGTTTACCCGGGAAGCGAAACCCCCGTTCGACCCAACCACCCCGACGTTGGACGCCGAGTACAAGGACGCGAACGGCAAGCCGGTGCGCTGGAAAGCGACCCGCACCGACGCGGGTGGCAAGGTCAACCTGCTCCGGCAGGGCTTCTCGCTGACGGGCGATGCGTCGGCTTACGCCTACGCCGAGATCGATTCGAAGACGGCCCGCGCGGTCGAGATGATCGCCGGGAGCGACGACGGGTTAACCGTTTGGGTGAACGGAAAGCAGGTGTTCGAGGTGAAGGGCGACCGCGGGTACAACGCCGACGCCTTCCACATCAAGGCGAACCTGACCGCCGGCCGCAACGTGATTCTCGCGAAGATCACCCAGGGCGGCGGCCCGTGGGAGTTTTCGATCG from the Fimbriiglobus ruber genome contains:
- a CDS encoding PVC-type heme-binding CxxCH protein, which encodes MSELRTVLVLLLTACAAVAKPPGALPTHQPDWKVEVVAEAPKLLHPSVVCCAPDGRVFVAEDPMDMGNDSEKPTDRILCFHPGGKVTVFAEKLHAVFGLAYVDGKVYVHHCPKFSVFTDDDGVGKDRKDLIATTNPRPNTGFNDHIPSNIRLGMDGWLYMSTGDKGIYGAVGTDGSKAQIYGGGVLRFRPDGSHLEVYSSGTRNHLDVAVTAEDEIFTYDNTDDGNGWWTRVTHMVDGGFYGYPWDYKPQRPYTLWMMTDYGGGSPTGAIAYNEDALPAKYRGNLFFCEWGRKQFLRLTVERNGGTYKIANREDFLTGGPSEFRPVGVAVSPDGMSLYVTDWNYGGWKQNVQVGRLLKVTYTGKSEAAPKPEWFVPAAMGKKFEAKTAELVAGLKHPAQSVRLVAQRRLADRGQEAIEPVTALLNDAKAPAFARWSAIWTLDAIDGGKSSRTAIIAALKDDDASVRRQAARQLGTRAAREATSELTKLLVGEDASVRFQAAAALGRIGDKAAVPALQSALGQSDLFSRYAAFTALNRIGRADPSAWPAIVAGLASEASAIREGSQFALRETYVEGLAVALAAFAADAKHPAEARAAAVAALAALHRKPLPWNGQWWGTQPVRSPRPAGVDAWAGTPVALKAVRDSLKSDDAILRRAAIEAVAVVKDADSAAALVPAFPKESDPEVKRAILRALAAVKSPAAADLVASLLAKPGETPDLLADAVAAAGQIGGAKMTEALTSFIASQAPPVAVASAIEFLGTQKATAAVPTIAARLTHADAKVRTAAVAALAAIGGEPAAKALVSMLADKKPDVRRAAIGALAVVKSKSAIEPLLKAFADPDTRFEAVAALAATPDIRAFDAYLEGLGSKNATVRDECRKAVTAIRVAALPKIDTRLDQTPPLSQAVVGELQRVYSTAAPIRSWRVLGAFTREAKPPFDPTTPTLDAEYKDANGKPVRWKATRTDAGGKVNLLRQGFSLTGDASAYAYAEIDSKTARAVEMIAGSDDGLTVWVNGKQVFEVKGDRGYNADAFHIKANLTAGRNVILAKITQGGGPWEFSIAVPEAGTGRLFETTAHKLDPAEFATFATKTTGNPAHGKVLYADLKGLACIKCHVAGPPGSPGGDVGPSLAGIGVKYNRLQLIESVLYPSKQILDGYQQTRVATLDGRVIVGVVRGETPDDVTILDAEARKIVIKKADIEERKVLDKSVMPEGLQAGLTPQDFADLIAFLESLKEKPPEKK